GCGATGAGGACGGCGGCGAGCCGCAGACTGGTACGAGAGGTCACGAGTCGGGGAGCCTATCGGGGCGGCACCGTCAGGTCGAGGCGGGTGTCCGCGGCCGGCACCACGTAGACCGGCCCGCCGCCCGGGCTCCACGAGTCGGGCAGCAGCAGGAGCAGGTCGTTGCGCTGGGCGAGCAGCCGCAGGTTCCAGTAGCGGATCCGGTACCGGCCGGCCTGCTCGCCGAGGTCCTGCGAGGCGACGCCGTCCCCCGCGATCGCCAGCCGCTCCCGCGCGTAGAGCACCACCCGGGGGCGCGAGTCCAGGTTCGCCGCCAGGTAACGGGCGTAGTCGTGGCCGATCCGCTGCGCGTACAGGCCGGTGGCCCAGAGCAGTCCGGTGACGGCCAGCACGACCAGGGCCAGGCTGCGCAGCCGGACCGGGATCGCCGCCTCCGCCGGCTGGTCCGGGTCGTCCAGCAGCACGTGGCCGTAGGCCAGCAGCGCGACGGACGCGGCCAGGACCAGCGGCATGGCGATGCCGAGTGGCTGGCCGACGCGGCCCCGGTCCAGCAGGCCGGCGACGACGAGCGCACCACCGACGATCCCGGCGGTACGGCAGCCGCGCGCCACGCGCCGGATCCAGCGCACGCGCCGGGGCGTCGCGGTGCCGCGCAGCACCGGCACCACGATCCGCCGGTGCAGCGTGAGCGCGGGCAGCGCGGCCAGCCCGGCGAAGATCAGCGGCTGGAACGCGGCGTTCACGCTGTGGATCAGGTAGTCGGCGACGGAGAAGCCGAGCGCGGTCGCGTCCACGCCGAAGTAGTCGAACGTGGCGCGCAACCGGATCGTGCCGAAGTAGTAGAGGACCGAGCTGATCAGCGCGGTCTGGGTGGCGACCGTGCCGGCCACCCGCCACATCGCGCTGCCCCACAGCAGACCGGCCCGCACGCTCTCCCCCGCCGGTGCCGGCGCGCCGGCCGGCATTCCCGCCTCGGCCGGCATTCCCCCACCGGCTCGCGTCGTCGCACCGGCTCGCGTCGTCGCGTCAGCCGGTGGCCCGCCGGCACCCGGCGTTCCCGCGGCCGTCGCCCGGTCCGCGACGGGCGGTGGCCCGGCGTCCGCGGGTCCGGTCGCCTGCGTCGGCAGCACCGGATCAGGCATCCAGGGCGGTCCCCGGCGCGGTGCCGGCCGGCGTGGGTGCCGGGCCGGGCGGCGCGGTCTCCTCGTACCGGCCGGCCGGTTCCTCGGTGGCCGGCGGGACGGTCTCCGCCGCGTGTTCCAGCACCACCGGCGGGAAGCCGGCCGGCTCCTCCGCCTCCGGCTGCCACGGGACCGGCACGCCCCAGGCGGAGAACGGCGCCTCCGGCATCAGTTCCGGCGAGACCGGCTCGTCCGCCGTGGCCGGCACGGTCCCGCCGGTGTCCCGGGTGGCGTCCGAGGGCGGCGGCGGGCCGGCGTCGCGCGTGGCCCGGCCCTCGCGCGGTGCCGCGGGTGCGGCCGCCCGATCGGGCACGGCGGCGCGGCCGGAGGCGGTGCCGGTGGTGCGGCCGTGCGGCGCGCACATGGACGGCAGCGGGTCGCCGGAGAGCGGCGTGCAGTGCGGGCGGGCCGGCACCTCGGCCTCGCTCTTGTCGGCCGGGCCGGTCGAGGTACAGCCCGCGCAGGCCCAGAGGCCCAAACTGATCAGGAGGAGCACGCCCGCGCGCACGGCCGGGCGGCGAGAGTTCACCACGTGTTGAGTGTGCGCCACGTTGCGTTGTTTGGGCAGGTCAGGAGCCCCGGAAACCGACACAATCGCCCCCGCGGGTGACGGGAGCTACGCTCGGCGGGTGCGGCTCCGGTGGTTCTCGGCGATCCTGCTGAGCGCGATCGTGCTCGCCGGGTGTGCCGGGCCGCGCGTGCCCGGCCCGACCGTGGCCCAGGTGATCTCGGAGTTCCACCGCACGGCCGAGCTGCTGCGCGACGGGTCGTACCGCGCGTCGTTCGACGTGGCACTGCCGGAGCGGACCGTGCGCTGGACCGGCACGATGCGCACGCTCGGCGGCGTCGACGCGATCTGGTCGATGGACGGCACCGCCAGCGACCAGGGCCGGATCATCGACGCGCTCAGCGTGGTCGACGCGGGCGGCGTCCGCTACCTCGACTCGATGACCAAGACCTTCCGCGGGTACGAGTGGGTGGCGCTGGACGGCGACGACCGCAACACCTACTACTGGCGGGGCGGTGCGGCCGTACCGGTGCCGGAGATCGATCCGTTCGTCTGGCTGGACGTGACCGGCGCGCGAGTGGCGGTCGTGGCGCGGACCATGGACGGCGGTGTCCGGCTCCGGCTGGCCGGCTGGACGCCCGGACCGGAGCTGACCGCCGCGCTGCGCCGGGCCGAACTGGTCACCGACTCACCGCACACCGCGTTCGACCTGACGCTGACCGCGGCCGGGATGCCCGCGCGGCTCGACGTGCGCACACCCGGCCTGACGGCCACCCTGATGGTGACCGGCACCCGGATCCGTGAGCGGATCAAGGTCCCGGCCGACGGCCAGTACATCTCCCTGCCCGCCGTCCACCCGTGACCGGAGGCGTCCCGCCCGGTGCGGACGCCCCCGGCCCCTCCGAGACGGGCACTAGCAGGTGAGCAGGTACTCGCGGGTGCGGGCGGCGACGTCGGCCGGGGCCTCGGTGCCGGGCGGCGGCTCGTGCGCCACCACCACGAACACGTCCCGGCCGCGCCGGCGCAACGCGTCCATCACCGGGGGCAGGTCCGGCAGGCCGTGCGGCGGTTCGCAGGCCGCGCCGAGCATGACCGCCTGGCCGAAGGCGAGCGACTCCCGCTGCGCGCGGATCGCCAGCCGTGGATCGATCTGCTTGACGTGCACACAGCCGACCCGGTCCGGCACCTCCGCGATCAGCCCGGCCGGGTCGCCGCCGGCGTAGGCGTGATGGCCGGTGTCCAGGCACAGCGACACGTACGCCGGATCCGTCTCGGCCAGGAACCGGCCGATCTGTCCGCCGGTCTCCACGTAGGTGTCCGCGTGCGGCTGGAAGCACAGCGTCAGCCCGTACTCCCCCAGCACGTGCTTGCCCAGCTCGTTCGCGGCGCGGACCAGCACCCGCCAGCCGTCGTCGTCGAGCTTGTCCGGTTCGGCCCACGCACCGGTGAACTCGTCCCGGTAGCCGGGGACCGGCACCAGCACGAGGTGGTGCGCACCGGTCGCGGCGGCCAGCTCGGCCGCGCGCCGGGTGCGGGCCAGGAGATCACCGAACTCGTCCGGCCGGTGCAGACCGCCGCAGCCGTGCACGGTACCGGCGCAGACCCGCAGACCGCGGCGGGCCAGCTCGTCGTTGAGACACCCGGGGTCGGTCGGCAGATAGCCGTACGGACCCAGCTCCAGCCAGCCGTAGCCGGCGTCGGCCAGCTCGTCCAGGAAGCGGCGCCACGGCGGACGCGGCTCCGGCCCCGCCCACCGCACTCCCCACGAACCGGGACAGTTCCCCAGAATCAGGTTGACCACTAAGCACCTCCCGACGGTTCCGTGCCGCATCGCACAGAGCCATCTCGATGCAATCGGGCCAGACACGCTACGTCAAGAGTTCGTTACGTTATGCGCACAAGCGCATGAAAACCCGGGTCGCCTCAGAGCAGGTTCTGCTGCATCGCCTGCGCGCTGAGCTGCGTGGACAACCGGGCGGCGACCGCACGCGCCTCGATGTGCAGCCGGGCCACGTTCAGCCCGTCGTCGCCGAGCACCGCCAGCAGCGCGAGGTCGCCGATCGCGTAGACCGCGAAGTAACCACCCTGGCTGCGGACCGTGCACTCGCTGAAGTTGCCCTGGTTCAGCGCGGCGCCGCAGGTGCGCCCGATGCCGTACGCGGCGGCGGCGAGCGCGGCCAGGTCGTGCGGTTCCGCCTGGGTCAGCAGGTCGTGCAGCACCAGCAGCCCGTCCACGCCGGAGATGATGCTGCCCTTCACGCCGGTGACCTGCGTGCGCAGCGAGGCGAGCTCGGACCGGGCGGCGTGGTACGGGTCGTGCGGTGCGGTCATGGTCGTCACGGTTTCTCTCCGGGCGGCGGGTGGGTGTCGTGTCGGACGGGGGATGACGCGCGCTACAGGTCGCGCAGCGCGGACATGATGCGACCCAGGGTCGGCGAGTCGTTCGTGAACGGCTGGTTCAGCAGGCTGAACAGCGACGGCGCCGCGCCCTCCAGGGCCACGGCCGGCAGCTCCGGACCCGGATCGGGCTCCGGCACCGGCCCGTCCCGGGCGGTGCGTCGCGGCAGCAGCTCCACCGCGTCATCCACGCCGACCGGGTCGGCAAAATCGAGCGTATCCCCGGGCAGCGGGCCCGTGGGGGCGGACGTGGGCATCGTCTCCCCAGGCCAGGGCGCATCCGACCGAAGATCCGCGATCTGCGGGTACGGCGGCGGACAACTGACCGGGAAGTCCACGCCCGGCGGCACATGACCGGGCCAGGCCGCGTCCGGCTCCCGGTAGCCCGCCACGTAACCGGTCTCCGGCGCGGTCGCGTCCGGCTCCCGGTGACCACCCGGGTGACCGGCCTCCGGCACCGCGTGCGCGGCCACGCCCGGGTTCTGGTAACCGGCCTCCGGCACGGCCCCGGCGGCCGCGTCCGACTCCCGGTGACCACCCGGGTGACCGGCCTCCGGCACCGCGTGCGCGGCCACGGCCGGGTCCTGGTAGCCGGCCTCCAGCACGGCCCGCGCGGCCGCGTCCGACTCCTGGTGACCACCGGCGTAATCGGCCTCCAGCAGGGCGCGCGCGGCCGCGTCCTCGACCGCGTGGGCGGCGGCCTCCCGGGTGGCCCGGGCGGCGGCGTCCTCGGCGGCCTGCGCCTCGAGGAACGCGCCGGGGCGGCGCCGCTGACCGTAGGGGGTCAGCTCCTGCCCCGGCGACTCCGGCTCCGGCCGCGGAAGCGGCTCCGGCTCGCGTGGCTGCGGCTCCGGCCGCGGAAGCGGCTCCGGCTCGCGTGGCTGCGGCTCCGGGAGCGGCTCGAGGCCGGGCGGCGCAGGCTGCGCCATCGGCTCGACACCGGCCGGCGAGGGCTCCGTGAACGGCTCGACGTCGGCCGGCGCGGGCTCCGGCAGCGGCTCGAACCCAGGTGGTGCAGGCTGCGCCGTCGGCTCGACACCAGCCGAAGCCGACTCCGACAAAGGCTCGAAACCAGGCGGCGCAGGCTGCACCACCGACTCGACACCAGCCGAAGCCGACTCCGACAAAGGCTCGAAACCAGGCGGCGCAGGCTGCACCACCGACTCGACACCAACGGAAGCCGACTCCGACAACGACTCGGGACCGGGCGGCTGAGGCTGCGCGAACGGCTCGACACCAGCCGGCTCCGATTCCGGGAGCGGCTCCAGGCCAGATGGCACCGGCAGCGGCTCAAAGCCGGGCGGCGCAGGCGGCGCCATCGGCTCGGCACCAGCCGGCCCCGGCCCCGGCCCCGGCAGCGACTCGACACCGGCGTGCGCCGTCTCCGGCGGCGGATCAGAGCCAGGTGACGCCGGCTGCGCCAGCGGCTCGAAGCCGGGTGGCGCGGGTGGGAACGCGTCCCGGTCGAGCGGCTCCGCCGTGAAGTCCTCCGGGTCGACGGGGTCCGCCGCCTCCGCGGCGGGCGACCACGAGACATCGGCGGGCGGCGGCACCTGGAAGTCGGGGAAGACGTGCGCGGGCGGCGGTGCCCATTCGGCACCGGCGTCCGCCGTCGGGACCACCGTCGCGATGCCGATGGCCGGCCCGTGCCCGCCCCTCCCGGCTTCCGGATCGGCCGGTCTGCCGGGCTCGAAGGCCAGGTCGATCGCCGGGCCGTCCGGCATCGTCTCCATAACCGGCGGGACCGTCACGGGCCGGTCCGGCGCGGCCTCCGCCGGACCGGGCTCAAGGATGATCGCCGACTGCTCGGGCTCCCACTCCGGGAACACTCCGGCCGGCTCCGCGTCCGAGGGCGCCCCGGCCGGCTCCGCCTCGAACGCGATTGCCTCCGGCTCCGCCACCAACGCGGTGGCTTCCGGGTCCGCCATGAGCATGGCGGCTTCCGGGTCCGCCTCGGACATCGCCGCTTCCGGCAGCAGCTCGAACGATGCCGACCCGGCGAGAAGCCCCGCTTCCGGGAGCACCTCGAACGACGCCGGCCCGGTGGTGGGAAGCCCCGCTTCCGGCAGCACCTCGAATGACTCCGGCTCGGCAGGAGCCTCGGTCTCCGGCACGGAGAACGACTCCGCCCCGGCGGGAATCCCGACCTCCAGCGCCACGAACGACTCCGGCCCAGCCACAACCTCGGCCTTCGGCGGGGAGAACGACTCCGGCCTGGCGGGAATCCCGACCTCCGGTACCACAAACGACTCCGGTTCAGCCGAAACGTCGGCCTCGCCCTCAGGCGCGGAAAACGAGCCCGGCCAGGCGGGAATCCCGGTCTCCGGCAGCACCTCGAACGACTCCGGTGCCGTCTCGAGCGGCTCTGTTTCCGGCCGCGCCGGGAACGGCTCCGGCGCCGGGGCGAACGACTCGGCTTCCGGCGACGCCGTGACCGGCACCGGGCCGGGCTCGGGCGCGAAGATCTCCGCGTCGGGCAGTACCACGATCGGCGTGGCCGCCGACGGAACCGGCGCGGGCTCGCCGTCCGGCGGGACCGGAGCCGGCGGCGCGGCCGGGAGCAGCGGCGGGGACGCCGGGGCGAGCGGGGGCACGGGGAGGCCGGGCGTGGCACCGATGGCGTAGGGGCCGTCGCGGTAGATCGCGGCGGCGCGACGGAACTCGCGGCGGGCCATCGCCAGGTTCGCGGCGGAGCGCTGCAGCGTGAGGTGCACGACCTCGGCGCCGCGGCCGGGCCGCTCGATCAGGCGCAGCACGTGGAAGTACTCGCCGCTGGTCAGCAGCAGGTCGTCGACGTCGCCGCCGGCGGTCAGCCGGAGCAGTTCGCGGGCCGCCTGCACCATGACGACCGCGACCGTGGCCGTACCGTCGACCGGTTCGTCCGGCCCGCCGGGCGTGGACGACCAGGCCGGCACGCTCGCGCCCTCCGCGACCAGCGCCACCCGCCGCGCCCCGGGGATCCGCAGGGCCTCGGCGAGCGCACGTATCGGGTGGTCGCCCGTTCCGCCCGCGTCCGCCGGGTCCATCATCGCCATCGCCGTCCCGCGTCCGTGAAACACATTGTCATCGCCGTGACCGGCACGTCGTTCCCCCGCGTGCGCCCCGCCGGCGCACAGTCGAACGCCGGGGCCCGCGTACCGTCGCGAACCCCGGGGTGTGTGAAAGGAATTCCCGCTCCGGCCGGCCCGTGGGCCGGCCGGGACCGGGTCAGACGGCGGCGAAGCCGGTTTCGACCTGCTTCATCACCATGCGGGCCTGCGCGAAGAGCATGCCGATGTTCACCTGCCGGCGGCAGACGATGACCGCGACCAGGTCCTGGTTCGACCCGCTGCGCATGAACAGGTGGACGAGGTTGTCGCTGTTGACCACGATCTCCTGGAAGTAGTGACGGTCGTCGCCCGGCGTGCCGCGCCGCTGCTTCCAGATGTCCTCGATCATCGTGACGTTGCGGCCCTGGAACAGGTCGAACGTCGCGGCCGCGAGGAGGTCGAGGACCTCCGTCGGGTGGTCGTCGAGCGTGTCCGCCACCAGGAGCATGCCGGTCGACATGTCGACCCAGCCCGAGGCGATGCATTCGGGCACCTGGTTCCGGAAGTCCCGGACCGTGTCGGTGAGGACCTGGGACAGGCTTCGTTCTGCCACTGCGTTCCTTTTCTCCGCACCGCGGTGTGCCACCGCGGTGTCATCCCCCGCGGTCTGCCGCTGGGTCGCCGTGGACCCGGGCCGACCGGGCCGGACCGTGCTTGCGGTACGGCTCAGACCTCGAGTTCGGCCTCGATGCGCTTGAGCTGGTGGCGGGCCATGCCGAGGTTGGCCCGGCTCTTGCTGAGCGCCAGGTACATGAACAGCGCCTCGCCCTGGCGGCGCGGCTGGAGCAGCCGGATCAGGTGGTACTGGGTGTCCAGCGTGATCAGGATGTCCTCGATGCCGTCCGGCAGGCCGAGCATCTCCAGCGTGCGCAGCTTGGCGCGGACCACGTCGGTGTTGCCGGCGGCCGCGATCGTCACGTCCATGCCCGGTCCGCCGCCCAGCACGCCGAGCGTGAGCCCACTGGTGTAGTCGACGAGCGCGACCGCGATGGCTCCGTCGATCGACATCGCATCCTTCAGCGCGGTATCGATGTTAGCCACTTTTCCTCCGGTAGTTGCGACGGTCCGAATCGCCGTACGGCGAATACGGATGGTGGTTGGATCATGAGCGACCAGTGAAGCTTTGCATGAATCCAGTCTGAATCGAAAACGCGATTGGAGTTATGCCTGACCAGGTAAGGCGAAGATCGCCCGAATGGCCCGGAGCGGAGCGGAACGGGTGGTTGCGCTTCGGACCCCGAGTTGGTAGCGACTACGAAGAGTGGCCTCCGTCGACACTCATAGTCAGCACCTAGCTCAACGTTGATTTAACACCACGAACCGGCTGACTGAGCGGTTGATCAGACAGATCGGAAAGCGCGCGGACCCGCGGAAACGGGTGTCCGGCGCCAAATGCGACAGGCGCCGAGGAACGGGACGGTCAGCGCGAAAGGCCGTAGACGGTGAGCGCATTCCCGGACAGCACCGCGTCCCGTTCCGCGGGCGCCAGGAGATTGCGGACCGTGCCGTACCAGAGTCGGTAGTCGGCGGCGAGCGTCACCACCGGCCAGTCGCTGCCGAACAGGCAGCGCGCCGGCCCGAACAGCTCCAGCGCCGCGTCGAGGTAGGGGTACAGCTGGTCCGGCGTCCAGGTGTCGTGACTCGCCTCGGTGACCAGCCCGGAGAGCTTGCACCGGACGTTCGGGAGCGCGGCCAGGTCGGCGAGCGCGGCGCGCCAGGCGTCGCGGCCCTCACCGGTGGCGACCGGGGGCTTGCCGAGGTGGTCGAGCACGATCGTGGTGCCGGGGCAGTCGCGGGCCAGCGCGACCAGGTCGGGCAGTTGGTGGTGCCGGACGCACGCGTCGAACGTCAGGCCGGCGGCGCCGAGCGCACGGACGCCGTACCGGAAATGGCCCGTCACGGCGAAGCCGGGCTTCTCGTCCTGGATGTTGCGGCGCACGCCGACGACGAACGGGTCGGCCGCGTACTCCTCGATCAGGCCGGTCGCGGCCGGGCCGGTCTCCAGCGGCGCGTAGGCGACCATGCCGCGGATGCGCGGGTAGACGTCCGCGGCCGCGCGCACCCACTCCACCTCGGCCCGCGCCTGGTGCGGCGCGCAGTCCGCCTGCACCATCACGAGGTCGGGCAGGTCACCGAGCTCGGCGGCGAGATCCACCGGACGGTACGGACGGTCCAGCGGCGTCCCGGTCAACCACGCGTAGTGCAGCGTCTCCGGGTTCCAGAAGTGCACGTGCGCATCGACCGTCATCTCCGCATTCTGCAACCGGATCGGCCGCGCGGGAACCCCGCGCGCCGATCGTGACGGCCGCGACCCGCACCGACGACGCGGCCGTTCAGGTGCGGCGCACGCCGTCGAGCGCCATCGCCAGGACGCGCTCGCGCTGGGCGTCGTCGACGTAGGCGCCGGCCGTGATGCCGCTGACCATACGCAGCACGTCGTCGAAGGTCGCGTCCGCGCGCGCCACGCCGGCCGCCTGGGCGCGCTCGAGGAGTGGGCGGCCGGCCGCGTACATGTCCGCACGGCAGCCGACGAACATCGCGGACTCCGCGGTCAGCGCCTCCTTGATCGCGCGCTTGGTCGCGGCGAAGTTCACGAACCGGCGCAGGAAGGCCTCCAGCGCGTCCCACGGCGGCAGGTCCGCGACCTCGTCCGCGACCTCGCACAGCCGCTCGACCTCGCCGACGTAGACGGCCTCGAACAGGTCCTGACGCGCCGGGAAGTTGCGGTAGAGCGTGCCGATGCCGACCCCGGCCCGGCGGGCGATCTCCTCCAGCGACGCCTCGGTCCCCTTCTCCGCGAAGACCTCGCGCGCCGCGGCCAGCAGCGCGTCGTAGTTGCGCCGGGCGTCCGCCCGCTGCGGCCGCCGGAGCACGGCTGTCCGCTCCGTCACGTCACCCCTCTCGACCGGCCGGTTGAAACCGGAGGCTCACCTCCACTAAGGTGGAGGAGTGCCTCCACTTTAACAGGCGGCCCCGCACCACCCGCCGGCCCCGAGCGCCCCCGCAGGACGACGAACCGGCGCCGGCTCACCACTCAGCCTTCGAAGGGCCTCATGGCAAGCACCAGCACCACCCGCGTGTTCGCGGTCCTCGCGTCCGCCGCGGGCACCGTCTCCCTCATGCAGTCCCTGATCACCCCGGTGCTGCCCACCATCCAGCGCGACCTGCACACCGACGCCGCGACCGCCACCTGGGTCTTCACGTCCTGGCTGCTGGCGGCCGCGGTCGCCACGCCGTTGCTCGGCCGGGTCGGTGACATGATCGGCAAGCGCCGCGTGCTGGTCGCCGCACTGGTCGCGCTCGCGGCCGGCTGCCTGGTCGCGGCGCTCGCGCCGACCATCGCGGTGCTCATCGCCGGCCGGGTGCTGCAGGGCCTCGGCGGCGCGGTCTTCCCGCTGGCGTTCGGCATCATCCGGGACGAGTTCCCGCCGTCGCGCGTCGCGTCCGCGGTCGGCGGCATGTCCGTGGTCATCGCGGCCGGCGGTGGCGTCGGCATCGTGCTCGCCGGGCCGGTGGTCGCCGCGCTCGACTGGCGCTGGCTGTTCTGGCTGCCGCTGGTGGCCGCGCTCGTGGTGGCGGCGTTCGCCGTGCGGGTGGTGCCGGAGTCGCCGGTCCGCACCCCGGGAAGGATCAACTGGCCGGCCGCCGCGCTGATGTCGTCCTGGCTGGTCGCGCTGCTGCTGCCGCTGTCCAAGGCCTCGGCTTGGGGGTGGGGTTCGACGACGGTGATCGGGCTGCTGACCGCGGCCGTGGTGCTGTTCACCACGTGGATCGTGGTCGAGTTCCGGTCGTCCAACCCGCTGATCGACATGCGCATGATGCGGCGCCCGGCCGTGTGGACGACGAACCTGGTCGGGCTGCTCTTCGGCGCCGGCATGTTCGGCGCCTACGCGTTCCTGCCGCAGCTGATCCAGACACCGGTCGCGGCGGGGTACGGCTTCGGCGCCAGCCTGACCACCACCGGCCTGCTGATGTTGCCGATGCTGGTCGCGATGGCCGCGGCCGGTTCGCTGAGCGGCCCGCTCGCCACCCGGATGCCGGGCAAGGCTCAGCTGGTGATCGGCGCGGCACTGGTCGCGCTGGCGTGCGCCTCGATCGCGACGTTCCACGACGCGCCCTGGCAGGTCGCCACGGCCGGCGCGGTCTTCGGCCTGGGCCTGGGCGTCTCGTTCGCCGCGATGATCAACCTGATCGTGCACGCGGTGCCGGCGTCCCAGACCGGCGTCGCGAGCGGCATGAACACCAACATCCGCACGATCGGCGCGTCCATCGGCACGGCCGTGGTCGCCTCGATCGTGACCAGCCACATGCAGCCGAACGGGCTGCCGTACGAGTCCGGCTACACCACCGCGTTCTGGGTGATGACCGGGCTCGCGACCACCGCCGTCGCGCTGTCCCTGCTGGTCCCGGTGGTGCGACCGCAGCACACCGCCGCGGACCTGCCGGCCGGGGCGCCGGAGGCCGCGCTCGCCGAGGTCTGACCGCCCGGCCGACGATCAGGGCGTCCGCGCGCACCGCCGCGGCGGCGTGCGGGACGCCCTGATCGTTGTCGGCCACACCGGGTGCGGCGGGTACGGATCAGAGGCGCCGGGCCAGCGACATGTACTTGACCTTGTCGCGGTCCATCTCGAAGATCAGCTGCCAGTCGCGGCCGGCCGGCATCTTGTAGTGACCGTCGCCGCCCTTGGCCAGCCCGAGGTTCTCGTAGGCCGCCTCCAGGTCGGCCCGCGACGACCCGCGCTTGATGCCCTCGGCCGTGACCGCGTCCTTCGGAGCGGCGATGTTGTCGAGGTATCCGCCGCGGAACGACGCGCCACCGGCCTCCAGGTACGCGTGCATGCGCTCCAGCGTCCGCTTCGTCGAGTCCGCGTAGAGCTGGGCGACGTTGCCGGAGTCCTTGGCCGCCGACGGGTCGTCCGCCTTCGAGACCTTGTCCTCCAGCTCCTCGTCCGAGGCCATCCGGCTCGGGTCCGGCTGCGGGCCGCCGACGAACGAGTACACGTTCCGCCCCAGCACGGTGGAGATCGGCGCGGCCTGGAGGTCGCCGGTGAGCAGCGCCTCCTCCTCCTTCATGCCGACGGTTATCCGGCCGAAGCCGTCCGGGCCGAACGGCAGCGGATCGCCGTCGAACACCGGTGCCGCGACCGGCGCACCGGACGCACCCGAGGCGGCCGTCGCGGGCTCGCCGACCGGCGTGCAGCCGGCGGCCAGCAGTCCGGCCGCCGCGAAGCTGAGCGCGCCGGCCGTTGCGCGGCGCCGCCAGCTGACAAGGGTGTCCCCGTTGAACATGCTGCGCAGCGTAAGGTCGCGCCGCAATTCGTCCACACCGGACTGGACGGGCAAAACCGCAGGTCAGAGCGGGTTGAACCGTCCTGGTACCGTCCCGCCCTTCACGAACTCGTCACCCGATCGTGATCTTGCATCGGAGCTACTCTCAGGTATTACGCCTATCGCGCGCGGCACGTGGCCAGCACCGCACGCAGCGTGACGACACGTACCGTGGGACGGCTTTGAAATCGATCTTCCGGGCGTGATCGGATGAGGCGATGATCGGTGAGCGGGTGCTGACGGAGGATTACCACACGGGCGGTGAGCCGTTCCGGATCGTGGCGGATCCACCGGTACGGATCGACGGCGACACCGTGGCGGAGCGGCGCGTGTTCGCGATCGGCGACCCGGCCGTGGACCGGCTGCGGCGGATGCTGTGCCACGAACCACGCGGGCACGCGGACATGTACGGCGGCCTTCTCGTGCCGCCGGACGACCCGGGCGCGCGACTGGGCGTGCTCTTCTTCCACAAGGACGGGTTCTCCACCGCGTGTGGTCACGGGACGATCGCGCTGGGTGCCTGGGCGGTGCGGACCGGGCGGGTCGAGGCACCGGCGGACGGCGTGACGGACGTGGTGATCGACGTGCCGTCCGGGCGGGTCACCGCGCGCGTGCACACGTCGGCCGGCCAGGTGCGGGCCGTCGACTTCGTGAGCGTGCCGTCGTTCGTGGTGGCGCCGTCGGTGACGGTGCCGACGTCGCGCGGGCCGGTGCCGGTCGCGGTCAGCTACGGCGGCGCGCTGTACGCGCAGTTACCGGCGTCGTCGGTGGGTCTCGCGGTGCGGCCGGCGGACCTGACCACGCTGATCGGGATCGGACGGGAGATCAAGGCGGCGCTGGCGGATCACCCGGCCGCACGGCACCCGTCGGACGCGCGGCTGAGCGGGATCTACGGCGTGATCTTCCACGAGGAGGTGGCGGGGCCGCGGCATCAGCGGAACGTGACGATCTTCGCGGACGGTGAGGTCGACCGGTCGCCGTGCGGCTCCGGGACCGCGGCGCGGGTGGCGACGCTGGCCGCGTCCGGGCAGCTCGAACCGGGTGCGGACCTGCTGCACGAGTCGATCGTCGGGTCACGGTTCACCGCACGGTACGCCACGGACGGTGACGCGGTACTCCCGGTGATCACCGGCATGGCCTACCCGACCGGTACGCACGAGTTCGTGATCGACCCGGACGACCCGATGACGCCCGGGTTCGTGCTGCGATGATCCCGTACTTCCCGGCCTCCGAGGTGTTCCGGCTGCTCAGCCCCGGTGACGCGGTGACCGCCGTGATCACGGCGATCGCCGAGGGCACGCTCTCCCCGGACCGCCTGGTGCCGATGCGCGACGTGATCCTGGGCCGGACCCCGATCCCCGGCGACCGCCCGGTCCTCTTCACGGGCTCCGGCATGTCCTGGCAGGACCTGGTGATCGCGGAGGCGCTGCTGGCCCGACGGTCCCTACCGGGTCC
This genomic window from Catenuloplanes niger contains:
- a CDS encoding sugar phosphate isomerase/epimerase family protein — protein: MVNLILGNCPGSWGVRWAGPEPRPPWRRFLDELADAGYGWLELGPYGYLPTDPGCLNDELARRGLRVCAGTVHGCGGLHRPDEFGDLLARTRRAAELAAATGAHHLVLVPVPGYRDEFTGAWAEPDKLDDDGWRVLVRAANELGKHVLGEYGLTLCFQPHADTYVETGGQIGRFLAETDPAYVSLCLDTGHHAYAGGDPAGLIAEVPDRVGCVHVKQIDPRLAIRAQRESLAFGQAVMLGAACEPPHGLPDLPPVMDALRRRGRDVFVVVAHEPPPGTEAPADVAARTREYLLTC
- a CDS encoding roadblock/LC7 domain-containing protein, yielding MTAPHDPYHAARSELASLRTQVTGVKGSIISGVDGLLVLHDLLTQAEPHDLAALAAAAYGIGRTCGAALNQGNFSECTVRSQGGYFAVYAIGDLALLAVLGDDGLNVARLHIEARAVAARLSTQLSAQAMQQNLL
- a CDS encoding amidohydrolase family protein, which gives rise to MTVDAHVHFWNPETLHYAWLTGTPLDRPYRPVDLAAELGDLPDLVMVQADCAPHQARAEVEWVRAAADVYPRIRGMVAYAPLETGPAATGLIEEYAADPFVVGVRRNIQDEKPGFAVTGHFRYGVRALGAAGLTFDACVRHHQLPDLVALARDCPGTTIVLDHLGKPPVATGEGRDAWRAALADLAALPNVRCKLSGLVTEASHDTWTPDQLYPYLDAALELFGPARCLFGSDWPVVTLAADYRLWYGTVRNLLAPAERDAVLSGNALTVYGLSR
- a CDS encoding TetR/AcrR family transcriptional regulator; the encoded protein is MTERTAVLRRPQRADARRNYDALLAAAREVFAEKGTEASLEEIARRAGVGIGTLYRNFPARQDLFEAVYVGEVERLCEVADEVADLPPWDALEAFLRRFVNFAATKRAIKEALTAESAMFVGCRADMYAAGRPLLERAQAAGVARADATFDDVLRMVSGITAGAYVDDAQRERVLAMALDGVRRT
- a CDS encoding MFS transporter; amino-acid sequence: MASTSTTRVFAVLASAAGTVSLMQSLITPVLPTIQRDLHTDAATATWVFTSWLLAAAVATPLLGRVGDMIGKRRVLVAALVALAAGCLVAALAPTIAVLIAGRVLQGLGGAVFPLAFGIIRDEFPPSRVASAVGGMSVVIAAGGGVGIVLAGPVVAALDWRWLFWLPLVAALVVAAFAVRVVPESPVRTPGRINWPAAALMSSWLVALLLPLSKASAWGWGSTTVIGLLTAAVVLFTTWIVVEFRSSNPLIDMRMMRRPAVWTTNLVGLLFGAGMFGAYAFLPQLIQTPVAAGYGFGASLTTTGLLMLPMLVAMAAAGSLSGPLATRMPGKAQLVIGAALVALACASIATFHDAPWQVATAGAVFGLGLGVSFAAMINLIVHAVPASQTGVASGMNTNIRTIGASIGTAVVASIVTSHMQPNGLPYESGYTTAFWVMTGLATTAVALSLLVPVVRPQHTAADLPAGAPEAALAEV
- a CDS encoding proline racemase family protein, producing MIGERVLTEDYHTGGEPFRIVADPPVRIDGDTVAERRVFAIGDPAVDRLRRMLCHEPRGHADMYGGLLVPPDDPGARLGVLFFHKDGFSTACGHGTIALGAWAVRTGRVEAPADGVTDVVIDVPSGRVTARVHTSAGQVRAVDFVSVPSFVVAPSVTVPTSRGPVPVAVSYGGALYAQLPASSVGLAVRPADLTTLIGIGREIKAALADHPAARHPSDARLSGIYGVIFHEEVAGPRHQRNVTIFADGEVDRSPCGSGTAARVATLAASGQLEPGADLLHESIVGSRFTARYATDGDAVLPVITGMAYPTGTHEFVIDPDDPMTPGFVLR